Proteins encoded in a region of the Fibrobacter sp. UWR4 genome:
- a CDS encoding DUF4954 family protein, protein MQRLLKLKKVLKNSVLAASVENFKAIKAATSRYRALTAEEIAILEKNGNRSESWDKVQVEVDFDANRIHRSTFAGDVYLPRFFGTLLLPGDVSYPTGIYDSLVHNSIVENALVYRVSMLSNELIRCGAVVHHVGSLVSSGKINYMIGTSMCVGNEMGGRSILVFPELTTELVDLQLFHKADAEVAASFAEQLKIYRDEMALPFGIVGKGAVVSNTNIIRNSWIGAHARIEGASKIRNSVVMSSLEESTHVYDSVILENSNVQMGVKIHTGAEVQGSVLMTRTKVCCKAIVKSSVIAPCCHIEEGEVNSSYMGPMTQMHHHSLLIAALWPEGCGNLGYGANVGSNHTGRMPDQEVMPGQAMFFGLGVNIKFPANYRESPFTLIATGVTTMPQRLKFPFSLVRPGDPQLNGVPARLNEIVPGWNYACNAYALDRNSYKYSVRGKGVVPASFYSIFNPETVRCVYDAYCRLQVATIRDFYTKEHIDGLGENFLRERVRQQAIHTYAEYLERYVLESIITMVVNDVNLQTQPVKEFRRLITTELNKDVVRVVPLPESFEELVKRYRQLEKDWFERVSHGLDKDNERGRKIFDDYDDAHPVDKGFTEWEKSRVEEKLRRLATIVKVAKPETV, encoded by the coding sequence ATGCAAAGACTGCTGAAGTTGAAAAAAGTATTGAAGAATAGTGTTTTGGCCGCCTCCGTGGAAAATTTCAAGGCAATCAAGGCCGCCACCTCCAGATATCGTGCCCTGACGGCGGAAGAAATCGCCATCCTGGAAAAGAACGGCAACCGTTCCGAATCCTGGGACAAGGTTCAGGTGGAGGTGGATTTTGACGCAAATAGAATTCATCGTTCCACTTTTGCGGGCGATGTATACCTGCCTCGATTTTTTGGTACCCTGCTTCTGCCGGGTGATGTGTCTTACCCCACCGGTATTTATGACAGTCTTGTCCACAATAGTATCGTGGAGAACGCTCTGGTGTATCGCGTGTCCATGCTGTCCAACGAATTGATTCGTTGCGGCGCCGTGGTTCATCATGTGGGTTCCCTGGTAAGTTCCGGCAAGATCAACTACATGATCGGCACCTCCATGTGCGTAGGTAACGAAATGGGTGGCCGCTCCATCCTGGTGTTTCCGGAACTGACTACGGAACTGGTGGACCTGCAGCTTTTCCATAAGGCCGATGCCGAGGTTGCGGCATCCTTTGCTGAACAGTTGAAAATTTATCGTGACGAGATGGCTCTGCCTTTCGGTATTGTGGGGAAGGGTGCCGTGGTGTCCAACACCAACATCATTCGCAACAGCTGGATTGGCGCCCATGCCCGTATTGAGGGCGCCTCCAAGATTCGTAATTCCGTGGTCATGAGTTCTCTGGAAGAATCTACCCACGTTTACGATTCCGTTATTCTTGAAAACTCCAATGTGCAGATGGGCGTGAAGATTCACACCGGCGCAGAAGTGCAAGGCTCAGTCCTGATGACTCGTACTAAGGTTTGCTGCAAGGCAATCGTGAAGTCTTCCGTAATCGCACCCTGCTGCCACATTGAGGAAGGCGAAGTCAATAGCTCCTATATGGGCCCCATGACTCAGATGCATCACCACTCCTTGCTCATTGCTGCCTTGTGGCCCGAGGGATGCGGCAATTTGGGATATGGAGCGAACGTGGGCAGCAACCATACGGGTCGAATGCCGGATCAGGAAGTGATGCCGGGTCAGGCCATGTTCTTTGGCCTGGGCGTGAACATCAAGTTCCCTGCCAACTACCGTGAGTCTCCGTTTACCTTGATTGCAACGGGCGTGACGACTATGCCCCAGCGTCTGAAGTTCCCCTTCTCCCTGGTGCGCCCCGGCGATCCGCAGCTCAATGGCGTTCCCGCTCGCCTGAACGAAATTGTTCCTGGCTGGAACTACGCTTGCAATGCCTATGCCCTGGACCGAAACTCTTACAAGTATTCTGTACGAGGCAAGGGCGTGGTGCCTGCATCCTTCTATAGCATTTTCAATCCTGAAACGGTGCGCTGTGTATACGATGCATACTGCCGCTTGCAGGTAGCGACCATTCGAGACTTTTATACCAAGGAGCATATTGACGGCCTTGGTGAAAACTTCCTCCGTGAACGCGTGCGCCAGCAGGCGATCCACACTTATGCAGAATATCTGGAACGCTATGTCCTTGAAAGCATCATCACCATGGTGGTGAACGATGTGAACCTGCAGACTCAACCTGTGAAGGAATTTCGTCGCCTGATTACCACGGAACTAAACAAGGACGTGGTCCGCGTGGTGCCTCTGCCGGAAAGTTTTGAAGAACTGGTCAAGCGCTATCGCCAGCTGGAAAAGGATTGGTTTGAACGTGTATCCCATGGTCTGGACAAGGACAACGAACGCGGCCGAAAGATCTTTGATGATTATGATGATGCGCACCCGGTAGATAAGGGCTTCACGGAATGGGAAAAGTCCCGTGTGGAAGAAAAGCTCCGTCGCCTGGCTACCATCGTGAAGGTTGCAAAGCCTGAAACTGTTTAG
- a CDS encoding M48 family metalloprotease — MIFLLLVEFLGRIVLEIRECRLTQQGGGILMVLRTIPLVNDIVPLPENRREPVVGNFVKLHEEGHKMLRHATLRNVFKIMMLMLAVAWIAFVLTQMGASFMEAILWLHLVAIPGRMVFHGFCWNQEYEADTYAFRQLDKKVARNALRELESCEIPHTKLFALIYREHPTATLRRTKLHV; from the coding sequence TTGATTTTTTTACTCCTGGTAGAGTTTCTGGGACGAATCGTTTTGGAAATTAGGGAGTGCCGTCTTACTCAGCAGGGTGGCGGCATCCTCATGGTTCTCCGTACGATTCCGCTGGTGAATGACATCGTTCCCCTTCCGGAAAATCGCAGGGAACCTGTGGTAGGTAACTTCGTGAAACTTCACGAGGAAGGCCACAAGATGCTCCGTCACGCAACGCTGCGCAATGTGTTCAAGATAATGATGCTCATGCTGGCTGTTGCCTGGATTGCGTTCGTCCTGACTCAGATGGGCGCTTCCTTCATGGAGGCAATCCTGTGGCTGCACCTGGTTGCAATTCCCGGCAGGATGGTTTTCCATGGTTTCTGCTGGAATCAGGAATACGAAGCGGACACTTACGCTTTCCGCCAGCTGGACAAGAAAGTCGCGAGGAATGCCCTGCGGGAACTGGAATCCTGTGAAATCCCCCATACCAAATTGTTCGCCTTGATTTATCGAGAACACCCTACCGCAACTCTCCGCAGGACAAAGCTGCACGTTTAA